The Nitrospiraceae bacterium sequence CTTGCCCGATATGGATGAGTTCCGTGGCACCAGTGCCGATCACATGGACACCGAGAAGCTTTCGGGTCTCACGATGAAACAGCATCTTGAGCAACCCACTGTCATCTCCCATAATTTGACCCCGGGCAATTTCCTTATAGCGAGCCACCCCGGTTTCATAAGGGATTTTTTTCTCGGTTAGCTCATGTTCATGCGCGCCGATCATGGAAATTTCCGGAATGGCGTAAATGCCGAAGGGAAAGTGTGTATCCATGGGACCGGCACTGACCCCGAAGGCATGACAGGCCGCCCGTCGGCCTTGCGCGGCGGAGGTGGAGGCGAGACTAGGGAACCCAATCACATCCCCGGCGGCGAAGATATGGGGAATTTGCGTTCGAAAGTCTTGATCAACCGCAATCCGTCCTCGCTCATCCGCGGTCAACCCAGCCCCGGCTAGATTCAATTGATCGGTTGCGCCGATTCTTCCAGCGGAATACAGGACCATGTCGGACACAAGCCGCTTCCCGGACTCCAGTTGTATCACCGCTTGTTTGGGCGGACCTTCAGCTATGGTCAATTTCTCCACGGTTTCTCCCAATCGGAAGGTCACATCCCGGTTTCTCAATTGATGAATGAGTTCCTCAACAATTTCGTTATCCAGGAATTCAAGCAAGTGCTCGCGTTTGTCTACCAGAGTCACATCGATTTCAAGTGCGGCAAACATGGAGGCATACTCCATCCCGATCACGCCCCCTCCGACCACCACTAATCTTTTGGGCAGAGATGTGAGGTGGACCATCTCGTCACTGGTGACAATGATTTCACCATCTACGCTGGTACCAGGCGGCGGGGCGGCTACGGTTCCAACTGCAAGCAGAATATTCTCAGCCGTGACGGTTTTTGTCTCGTGTTCTGTGCGAATGACAAGGGTATGGCCATCGGTGAAGGAGGCTTCGCCGGAAATGAGTTCGATATCATTCCTCCAAAGCTGATCCTCCACGACATCGATTTCCCGGCTTCGGACAAGTTGCACACGGGAAAAAAGTTGTTCCGCTGTGGGACGGTGCCGTTCCCTCCTTCTTGTTTGTTGGACGAACGGATGGTTGGTGGCCATGAAGGATAGCACGGCCTCGCGTAAGGTTTTGCTGGGAATGGTCCCCAGTTCTATACACACGCCGCCCGCGCACTGGCGACGTTCAACCACTCCCACCCGCTTCCTGAACTTAGCGGCTTGAATCGCCGCTCGTTGTCCTGCCGGACCGCTGCCGATGCATAAGAGATCAAAGTCGAATTGGTTGCTCATCTGGATCCAAAATATATCAAGCCCTATTTACAGAAGAATTATTTAATACAAAACACCTTTTTCGAGATTGAAGATGTCAGACGCCCCCTTTTCCATTCCGTCCCCAGGGTGAAAATTTTGTGCCTTAAAAATGAGTTGTCCATTGTTCCTTTATAATGTGGTATTCATGGTCCCGTTTTCCGATATCCCATCGTTTATTCGAATCTTTTAAAAAAGCTAGGCTCCATGTGGCCATGGCTCTCGTACCGGGTATACCCGGTGCGAGGCACGGTTAAGGAAGGACAGGTGTCGTTAAATCATTGTTCACCGAGTTATTGCCAGCGTTGACATCGATTCCTCCGGCGGGCGG is a genomic window containing:
- the sthA gene encoding Si-specific NAD(P)(+) transhydrogenase, encoding MSNQFDFDLLCIGSGPAGQRAAIQAAKFRKRVGVVERRQCAGGVCIELGTIPSKTLREAVLSFMATNHPFVQQTRRRERHRPTAEQLFSRVQLVRSREIDVVEDQLWRNDIELISGEASFTDGHTLVIRTEHETKTVTAENILLAVGTVAAPPPGTSVDGEIIVTSDEMVHLTSLPKRLVVVGGGVIGMEYASMFAALEIDVTLVDKREHLLEFLDNEIVEELIHQLRNRDVTFRLGETVEKLTIAEGPPKQAVIQLESGKRLVSDMVLYSAGRIGATDQLNLAGAGLTADERGRIAVDQDFRTQIPHIFAAGDVIGFPSLASTSAAQGRRAACHAFGVSAGPMDTHFPFGIYAIPEISMIGAHEHELTEKKIPYETGVARYKEIARGQIMGDDSGLLKMLFHRETRKLLGVHVIGTGATELIHIGQAVLELGGGLDYFLDRIFNYPTLAECYKVAALNAYNKLSQIG